One region of Dokdonia sp. 4H-3-7-5 genomic DNA includes:
- a CDS encoding DNA polymerase III subunit gamma/tau: MEPFIVSARKYRPTTFKDVVGQQAITNTLENAIRNNHLAQALLFCGPRGVGKTSCARILAKQINTDENTSPDEDFAFNVFELDAASNNSVDDIRSLIDQVRIPPQVGKYKVYIIDEVHMLSAAAFNAFLKTLEEPPKHAIFILATTEKHKIIPTILSRCQIFDFKRITVTDARKHLVQIAIEEGIEADEEALHIIAQKADGAMRDALSIFDRVVSFSGKTLSRKAVTENLNVLDYDTYFTTTDYLLTNDIPQVLVQYNDILSRGFDGHHYIAGLASHFRDLMVCKNPPTIHLLEVGDTTKKKYYEQSQKTDMAFLMEAINIANDCDLKFRTSRNQRLLVELCLMQLASITFDGEKKNDGPFLVPPSYYKVDHTQTGAATQTQTAVTPNNTAATQAPSATNAALVAAPAAQATSTPTPAVSAPAQTPVQENTVAPNAVAPQATQAQTQNAAPVQNTAATQQPAPVTPQASPTTPSVPELSLRKDRVSGLSLKGLQRKKELELKKANKKVDVENLPTEPFTEIAMQAAWAEYVKRLLAKGERIIASNLEADQPTLNGTTIELEYPNETMKIEVERAQGPLLEFLKRSLNNYDITLGITVNEEVQRKYAYTAQERYDKLREHNPALDILRKTFDLDL, from the coding sequence ATGGAACCTTTTATAGTATCTGCCCGAAAATACCGTCCCACCACCTTTAAAGATGTTGTAGGACAACAGGCTATTACTAACACTTTAGAAAACGCAATACGCAATAACCACCTCGCTCAGGCGCTACTTTTTTGTGGTCCTCGTGGTGTGGGTAAGACGTCTTGTGCACGTATTCTTGCAAAGCAAATCAATACTGACGAGAACACAAGTCCAGATGAGGACTTTGCTTTTAACGTATTTGAGCTTGATGCAGCCTCAAACAACTCGGTAGATGATATACGTAGTCTTATAGATCAAGTACGTATCCCACCACAGGTAGGAAAGTACAAGGTGTATATTATTGATGAGGTGCACATGCTCTCTGCTGCGGCCTTTAATGCGTTTCTTAAAACACTAGAAGAACCTCCTAAGCACGCTATCTTTATACTAGCGACTACAGAAAAACATAAAATCATCCCTACGATACTGTCTCGTTGTCAGATTTTTGACTTCAAGCGTATTACAGTAACAGATGCTCGTAAGCACCTTGTACAGATCGCGATAGAAGAAGGTATTGAAGCAGATGAAGAAGCACTACATATCATTGCTCAAAAGGCAGATGGAGCGATGCGTGATGCCTTATCCATTTTTGACCGCGTAGTAAGTTTTAGTGGTAAAACGCTTTCGCGAAAAGCAGTGACAGAGAACTTAAACGTTCTTGACTACGATACTTATTTCACCACCACAGATTATCTACTTACAAACGATATCCCACAAGTACTGGTACAGTATAATGATATTTTATCTCGTGGTTTTGATGGACATCACTACATAGCTGGTCTTGCATCTCACTTTAGAGACTTGATGGTTTGTAAAAATCCGCCGACGATTCATTTACTGGAAGTTGGTGATACGACTAAGAAAAAGTACTACGAGCAATCACAAAAGACCGATATGGCTTTCTTAATGGAAGCTATCAATATTGCAAATGATTGTGATCTCAAATTTAGAACCAGCCGTAACCAGCGACTTCTAGTAGAACTTTGTCTCATGCAACTTGCCTCTATCACTTTTGATGGAGAAAAAAAAAATGACGGTCCGTTCTTAGTACCTCCTTCTTATTATAAAGTAGATCATACACAGACTGGCGCAGCGACACAAACGCAAACGGCAGTCACTCCAAATAATACTGCAGCTACACAAGCACCAAGTGCTACAAATGCTGCTCTAGTAGCAGCACCTGCTGCGCAAGCTACGAGTACTCCTACTCCAGCAGTTTCTGCTCCTGCACAAACTCCTGTACAAGAAAATACTGTTGCACCAAATGCAGTCGCTCCACAAGCAACGCAAGCGCAAACGCAAAATGCAGCTCCTGTACAAAATACAGCAGCCACACAGCAACCTGCTCCCGTAACACCTCAAGCTTCACCAACAACTCCTAGCGTACCAGAATTATCGTTGCGCAAGGATCGTGTGTCTGGATTGTCACTTAAAGGTTTACAGCGTAAAAAGGAGCTAGAGCTAAAGAAAGCGAACAAAAAAGTAGATGTAGAAAATCTACCTACGGAGCCATTTACAGAAATTGCAATGCAAGCTGCCTGGGCAGAGTATGTAAAACGCCTTCTTGCCAAGGGAGAACGTATTATTGCCTCTAACCTAGAAGCAGATCAGCCGACATTGAATGGGACTACCATTGAACTAGAATATCCTAACGAGACGATGAAAATTGAGGTAGAACGCGCTCAAGGGCCGCTACTTGAATTTTTAAAACGTAGCCTCAACAATTATGATATTACTTTAGGGATTACGGTAAATGAAGAAGTACAGCGCAAATATGCCTATACTGCTCAAGAACGATATGATAAACTACGAGAACACAATCCTGCGCTAGATATTCTCAGGAAAACGTTTGATCTCGACCTATAA
- a CDS encoding tRNA-(ms[2]io[6]A)-hydroxylase, which yields MLHLKLPTDPRWVNIVEKNIEEILTDHAYCEQKAASSAISFIIGFPEYTELVTAMSDLAMEEMSHFKMVHDIMVERGLHLGRERKDAYVHKLRFFFPKGGSRVESLVNRLLVAALIEGRSCERFRLLSEELEDKKLAKFYRKLMISEAGHYTMFLNFARQYGDRAKVDAKWQELLDFEKQVMKDLSVTETIHG from the coding sequence ATGCTCCACCTTAAATTACCTACGGATCCTCGCTGGGTAAATATTGTAGAAAAGAACATAGAAGAAATACTTACAGACCACGCCTACTGTGAGCAGAAAGCTGCCTCAAGTGCGATTTCCTTTATCATAGGTTTTCCAGAATACACAGAGCTTGTGACTGCGATGAGTGATCTTGCCATGGAAGAAATGAGCCACTTTAAAATGGTGCACGATATCATGGTAGAAAGAGGATTACACTTAGGTCGTGAGCGCAAGGATGCTTACGTACATAAGCTACGCTTCTTCTTCCCTAAAGGAGGATCAAGAGTAGAGAGTCTAGTAAATAGATTACTAGTTGCGGCGCTTATTGAAGGTAGAAGCTGTGAGCGTTTCCGTTTATTGTCTGAAGAGCTTGAAGATAAAAAACTTGCTAAGTTTTATCGCAAACTCATGATAAGCGAGGCTGGACACTACACCATGTTCTTAAACTTTGCGCGCCAGTATGGAGACAGAGCAAAAGTAGATGCGAAGTGGCAAGAGCTGCTAGATTTTGAAAAGCAAGTGATGAAAGATCTTAGTGTTACAGAAACCATACACGGATAG
- a CDS encoding TlpA family protein disulfide reductase gives MAQKKRFTWQNILFIIVILLLIIPQTRTPIQVAINKVKVAIFSPSAFAKKDQTQLQSFDYKVSSLEGIPAEVGVGKGKVTFISYWATWCPPCIAELPSIAELYADYGDKITFLLITNEDPEVVKKFMTKRKLDLPAVLPAMETPELLFERSIPTSYIIDQEGNIVVKETGASDWNSDSIRTIIDNLLAED, from the coding sequence ATGGCTCAGAAAAAAAGATTTACTTGGCAAAATATACTATTCATTATTGTGATTCTCCTGCTTATTATCCCGCAGACGAGGACTCCTATCCAGGTGGCAATAAATAAGGTGAAGGTGGCGATATTTTCTCCGTCCGCTTTCGCGAAAAAGGACCAAACTCAACTCCAGTCGTTTGATTATAAAGTAAGCTCGCTTGAAGGTATCCCAGCCGAAGTAGGCGTAGGGAAGGGCAAAGTCACTTTTATAAGTTATTGGGCAACCTGGTGCCCACCGTGTATAGCCGAACTACCATCTATAGCCGAACTGTATGCAGATTATGGAGATAAGATAACGTTCTTGCTCATCACAAACGAAGATCCTGAAGTAGTCAAAAAGTTTATGACTAAAAGAAAACTAGACCTCCCAGCAGTACTACCAGCGATGGAAACACCGGAATTACTTTTTGAACGCTCGATACCTACGAGTTACATTATAGATCAAGAAGGAAATATAGTGGTAAAAGAAACAGGCGCCTCAGACTGGAATAGCGATAGTATAAGAACCATCATAGACAACCTCCTCGCCGAAGATTAA
- a CDS encoding Crp/Fnr family transcriptional regulator yields the protein MSKIWFLEDVNVFSVLCPHKTRQYRKRHNFSQYGKQDFIYFEEDAANKVYLIEKGKVKLGYYAEDGKEVVRAILTKGELFGEKAILGEESRSEFAQSIDAKTSVCPVPVCQMQDLMRNNHTFSLKVYKFLGIRFKKLERRLDLLLFKDATTRVKEFMNELAEDYGYCCPNTGDTVIKHPYTQKDIASLIGTSRPTLNAIMNELKATQFLEFSRNEIRIKVA from the coding sequence ATGTCAAAAATCTGGTTTCTTGAAGATGTAAATGTTTTTAGCGTGTTGTGTCCCCATAAAACAAGGCAGTATAGAAAGCGGCATAACTTCTCACAATACGGGAAGCAGGACTTTATTTACTTTGAGGAGGATGCGGCAAATAAGGTGTACTTGATAGAGAAGGGTAAGGTAAAGCTGGGCTACTATGCAGAGGATGGTAAGGAGGTGGTGCGGGCGATACTTACTAAGGGCGAACTCTTTGGCGAGAAGGCAATACTAGGGGAGGAGTCACGCAGTGAGTTTGCACAGTCTATAGATGCAAAAACTTCGGTATGCCCTGTGCCAGTATGCCAGATGCAGGACTTAATGCGCAATAATCACACTTTTAGTCTTAAGGTGTATAAATTTCTCGGGATACGGTTTAAAAAGCTAGAACGCCGTCTGGACTTGCTACTCTTTAAAGATGCGACCACACGTGTAAAGGAATTTATGAATGAGCTTGCCGAGGATTATGGCTACTGCTGCCCAAATACGGGAGATACCGTGATCAAACATCCCTACACTCAAAAAGATATTGCGAGTCTCATAGGCACCTCACGACCTACGCTTAATGCGATTATGAACGAGCTAAAGGCAACGCAGTTTTTAGAATTTTCTCGGAATGAAATTCGCATAAAAGTGGCATAA
- a CDS encoding GNAT family N-acetyltransferase, whose amino-acid sequence MNHFPLTTERITLRPITIEDLDVIHNLHSLPETDAYNVLGIPENIEATKTVITPWIADNQQENITNHTLAMVRSEDHKFIGLYGLKIGSPKYQRAEIWYKIHRDYWNNGYATEATQCILNFCFDSLHLHRVAAGCAVENTGSYKVLEKVGMTREGRCRQILPLSTGWADNYEYAILESDLRKL is encoded by the coding sequence ATGAATCACTTCCCACTCACCACCGAACGGATCACCCTACGCCCTATCACGATTGAAGATCTTGATGTGATACACAACTTGCACTCGTTACCAGAAACAGATGCATATAATGTACTTGGCATTCCTGAGAACATCGAAGCAACCAAAACTGTTATCACACCCTGGATAGCAGATAACCAGCAAGAAAACATCACAAATCACACCCTTGCCATGGTGCGCAGCGAAGACCATAAATTTATAGGACTCTACGGACTGAAAATAGGCAGCCCAAAATACCAAAGAGCCGAAATCTGGTATAAAATACACCGCGACTACTGGAACAACGGCTATGCTACCGAAGCAACGCAATGCATTCTCAATTTTTGTTTTGACAGCCTACACCTACACCGCGTAGCTGCTGGCTGCGCAGTAGAAAATACGGGTTCTTATAAAGTATTAGAAAAAGTAGGCATGACCAGAGAAGGCAGATGCAGACAGATACTCCCACTAAGCACTGGCTGGGCAGATAACTACGAATATGCCATCTTAGAAAGTGATCTCCGCAAGCTCTAA
- a CDS encoding retropepsin-like aspartic protease has protein sequence MADLKKNRKPGYFFKWLSIIIIFFTLSLSLSAVVVNKEIEANNEHIMIPLSNYLGSYHLDAEINEIDIDFILDTGASESIISNNIMAQIQRVSNDNITHLEKSYYILADGSQVYCDRINIKTMKIGNHIIQNVIFGIMPNETDNLLGKNVLDKYKRWSVNKNLNELTLVE, from the coding sequence ATGGCTGATTTAAAGAAAAATAGAAAGCCTGGATATTTTTTTAAATGGCTATCCATAATTATCATTTTTTTCACTTTATCATTAAGCTTAAGCGCAGTCGTTGTTAATAAAGAGATTGAGGCAAATAATGAACATATAATGATTCCTTTATCAAATTATCTAGGATCGTATCATTTAGACGCTGAGATCAATGAAATTGATATTGATTTCATTTTAGATACAGGAGCTAGCGAATCAATAATTTCTAATAACATAATGGCTCAAATACAAAGAGTATCAAATGATAACATCACACATCTAGAAAAGAGCTATTACATATTAGCCGATGGTTCGCAGGTTTATTGTGACAGAATAAATATCAAAACAATGAAAATTGGAAATCACATTATACAAAACGTGATTTTTGGAATAATGCCTAATGAGACTGATAATTTATTAGGGAAAAATGTATTGGATAAATACAAAAGATGGTCTGTAAATAAAAACTTAAATGAGTTAACACTAGTCGAGTAA
- a CDS encoding retron St85 family RNA-directed DNA polymerase, which translates to MSNKETFNKWQSYLESRRVQEDVKEQYLSYIRILLDKNVPIIFTFDHLSLLLGRSKNYLASVVNSPDNHYREFKIKKRSGGFRKITTPFPALLEMQYWIYNNILKKIPIHSSAHGFTHKKSIITNSKIHAGENHLLKIDLKDFFPNIDINRIIFIFKELGYPNIIAFYLAQICCFDGTLPQGAPTSPILSNIVTRRFDKRLIHLAKKFNLKYTRYADDLTFSGSTISAIFISYVNDIVIDEGFVINDSKTRLYQKKSKRIVTGISVIEKEIKIPRNYKRDLKQELHYIFKFGLKSHMSKNKIRKANYLFVILGKVNFWLSVEPKNEYALEAKTKLKELI; encoded by the coding sequence ATGTCGAATAAAGAAACATTTAATAAATGGCAGTCTTACCTTGAATCTAGAAGAGTGCAAGAAGATGTAAAAGAACAATATCTATCTTACATCAGAATTCTATTAGATAAAAATGTACCTATTATTTTTACTTTTGACCACTTAAGTCTTTTACTTGGTAGGTCAAAAAATTATCTTGCATCAGTTGTGAACTCACCTGACAATCATTATCGTGAATTTAAAATTAAAAAAAGAAGCGGTGGATTCAGAAAAATAACCACACCTTTTCCAGCTCTTCTTGAAATGCAATATTGGATTTACAATAATATATTAAAGAAAATACCAATACACTCTTCTGCACACGGTTTTACACATAAAAAATCTATAATTACAAATTCTAAAATCCACGCTGGAGAAAATCATCTTTTAAAAATTGATTTAAAAGATTTTTTTCCTAATATTGATATAAATAGAATAATTTTTATTTTTAAAGAGTTAGGATATCCAAATATAATAGCCTTCTATTTAGCTCAAATATGTTGTTTTGACGGAACACTACCTCAAGGTGCACCAACTAGTCCTATTTTAAGTAATATAGTTACTAGAAGATTTGACAAAAGATTAATTCATTTAGCTAAAAAATTTAATTTAAAATATACTCGTTATGCTGATGACTTGACATTTTCTGGCTCAACGATTTCAGCAATCTTTATATCTTATGTAAATGATATTGTGATTGATGAAGGGTTTGTAATAAATGATTCCAAGACTAGATTGTATCAAAAAAAAAGCAAAAGGATAGTAACTGGTATTTCTGTGATAGAAAAAGAAATAAAAATACCACGAAACTATAAAAGAGATTTAAAGCAAGAATTACATTACATCTTTAAATTTGGTTTGAAATCTCATATGTCAAAAAACAAAATAAGAAAAGCTAATTATTTATTTGTGATTTTAGGTAAGGTAAACTTTTGGTTATCTGTTGAACCTAAAAACGAATATGCATTAGAGGCAAAAACAAAACTGAAAGAACTGATATAA
- a CDS encoding TlpA disulfide reductase family protein encodes MRIFIIIVSVFLVSVSCRNDKTATEVDSFTLSVQAKNFPDSTKVVLYNRDIDKDIDSAFVVNERFDFSGTVALPSLSYLNFYDKNGKPLEPYIFFFLENTNMSVTGEYSDFLNAKVTGSEQTDLYTVYNAISQDNDTSNRFQKEVDFLYANANSQMALTELLYKKKQISKDSLLFFYEKLDTINTNSIKGQELLTYAKAIDIQAGDRFRDIKGADLEGKQHKISDYAGKVILLDFWAAGCRPCRLQNKKEFPELIKKFSKDDLVLISYSLDTDKKSWKQSSEKDNINWLNISDLQGMKGDNVSKYAVTAIPNSFLINQEGIIVRSFIGFTEGTNTIEKEINKLLE; translated from the coding sequence TTGAGAATTTTCATTATTATTGTATCGGTGTTCTTGGTGTCTGTTTCTTGTAGGAATGACAAGACTGCAACAGAAGTTGATAGTTTTACCCTATCAGTACAAGCCAAAAATTTTCCTGACAGCACTAAAGTTGTTCTTTACAATAGAGATATTGATAAGGATATAGACTCAGCTTTTGTGGTTAATGAACGTTTTGACTTTTCTGGAACAGTAGCGCTACCATCGCTTTCTTATTTGAACTTTTATGATAAAAACGGTAAGCCACTAGAACCTTATATTTTTTTCTTTTTAGAAAATACCAATATGTCCGTTACAGGAGAGTACTCAGACTTCCTTAATGCAAAAGTAACAGGCTCTGAGCAAACAGATCTATATACCGTATATAACGCTATATCCCAAGACAACGATACATCAAATAGGTTTCAAAAAGAAGTAGACTTCCTCTACGCTAATGCCAATAGCCAAATGGCCTTGACGGAACTACTATACAAGAAAAAACAAATCTCAAAAGATAGCTTGTTATTCTTTTATGAGAAATTAGATACAATCAATACAAACTCAATAAAGGGTCAGGAGTTACTGACCTATGCAAAAGCGATTGATATCCAAGCTGGAGATAGATTTAGAGACATCAAAGGGGCAGATCTAGAAGGCAAACAACACAAAATCTCTGACTATGCTGGAAAAGTAATTTTATTAGATTTCTGGGCAGCTGGTTGTCGTCCTTGCCGTTTACAAAACAAAAAGGAGTTTCCTGAGTTAATTAAAAAATTTAGCAAAGACGATTTAGTTCTCATAAGTTATTCCCTTGACACTGATAAAAAGAGCTGGAAACAATCAAGCGAAAAGGATAATATCAATTGGCTTAATATTTCCGATTTACAAGGAATGAAAGGTGATAATGTTTCAAAATATGCCGTTACCGCTATTCCTAATAGCTTTTTAATTAATCAAGAAGGTATTATCGTAAGATCATTCATAGGCTTTACTGAAGGCACAAACACGATTGAAAAAGAGATTAATAAGCTTTTGGAGTAG
- a CDS encoding type II toxin-antitoxin system HigB family toxin: MKIFSRGTLRDFWEKHGNCELQLKSWYRETENSNWSNINELKSEYPTASILKDNRIVFNIKGNDYRLIVKFNFEYQLAWIRFIGTHAEYDKINANEI; this comes from the coding sequence GTGAAAATATTTTCGAGAGGAACATTACGAGATTTTTGGGAAAAACATGGTAATTGCGAATTACAATTGAAGTCGTGGTATCGTGAAACTGAAAATTCAAATTGGTCAAATATCAACGAACTCAAATCGGAATATCCAACAGCTAGTATTTTGAAAGACAATCGGATTGTTTTTAATATTAAAGGAAATGATTACCGACTCATTGTAAAATTTAATTTTGAATACCAACTTGCATGGATTCGTTTTATAGGAACGCACGCTGAATATGACAAAATTAACGCAAACGAAATTTAA
- a CDS encoding type II toxin-antitoxin system HigA family antitoxin: MNIKPIRNEADYKKALERLEILFDATMGTEEGDELEILSIVIDNYEKENFPIGMPDPISAINFRMEQMGLKQKDLVEMIGFKSRVSEIMNKKRKLTLEMIRNLNTTLHIPTDVLIQDY, from the coding sequence ATGAATATAAAACCTATTAGAAACGAAGCAGATTACAAAAAGGCTCTTGAACGTTTAGAAATCCTCTTTGATGCAACAATGGGAACTGAAGAAGGCGACGAACTAGAGATTCTTTCCATTGTCATTGACAACTACGAAAAAGAGAATTTTCCGATTGGAATGCCTGACCCAATTTCAGCCATTAATTTTAGAATGGAACAGATGGGATTGAAACAAAAGGATTTAGTGGAAATGATTGGTTTCAAAAGTCGAGTGAGTGAAATAATGAATAAAAAGCGTAAGCTCACTTTGGAAATGATAAGAAACCTAAACACTACATTACACATCCCAACCGACGTACTTATCCAGGATTATTGA
- a CDS encoding glycerophosphodiester phosphodiesterase family protein — translation MKKLLLPLLLVGILIAGCNPATEKTNTLQEFFSYTENGETLISAHRGGKSYAGYPENCLETMKYIKESIPNALFEIDVASSEDDVLFLMHDSSLERTTTGSGRVDQKDWATLSQLHLKDDFNTITNYKIPLFKDVLDWAKKENAILTVDIKRSVDPELVLRFIEDNDALAQSMIITYSMETAQQLYKLNPEVVLSVSIRNMKEFDTAASSGIPWENMVAFTGTIESDPSLYAKLHEKGVMCMLGTLGNLDKKAKTRGDVLYKEWTKLGIDVFATDRPLEVQKALSN, via the coding sequence ATGAAAAAACTACTACTTCCCCTACTCCTAGTTGGAATTCTTATTGCAGGATGCAATCCGGCTACAGAGAAAACAAATACGCTACAAGAGTTCTTCAGTTATACTGAGAATGGCGAGACCTTAATCAGTGCGCATCGCGGTGGTAAGAGTTATGCAGGCTACCCTGAGAACTGCTTAGAAACCATGAAATACATCAAAGAGTCTATTCCAAACGCGTTGTTTGAAATTGACGTGGCAAGTAGTGAAGACGATGTTTTATTTCTTATGCATGACAGTTCGCTGGAAAGAACAACAACAGGCTCTGGAAGAGTAGATCAAAAAGATTGGGCAACACTCTCACAACTCCACCTCAAAGATGATTTTAACACCATTACTAATTATAAAATCCCATTATTTAAGGATGTGTTAGACTGGGCAAAAAAGGAAAACGCCATCCTCACGGTTGACATTAAGCGCAGCGTTGATCCAGAACTTGTACTTCGTTTTATAGAGGACAACGATGCCTTAGCGCAATCGATGATTATTACTTACTCTATGGAGACGGCACAGCAACTTTACAAGTTAAATCCTGAGGTTGTACTTTCTGTTAGCATTAGAAATATGAAAGAGTTTGATACAGCTGCTAGCTCTGGCATTCCATGGGAAAATATGGTCGCTTTTACGGGAACCATAGAATCAGATCCATCATTGTATGCCAAATTACATGAAAAGGGAGTGATGTGTATGCTAGGAACTCTAGGTAACCTTGATAAAAAAGCCAAAACAAGAGGCGATGTACTCTATAAAGAATGGACAAAGCTTGGCATAGACGTCTTTGCAACCGATAGACCACTTGAAGTGCAAAAAGCACTTTCAAATTAG
- a CDS encoding DUF6794 domain-containing protein encodes MKKLLCLILIIFLGYNLKAQATSSKVPISITYSENGQAFIKSTSYDHEIATTRGFSEVYKNGEKLYTLNRSFDLYKNAKFRLVLSNDGSTIIYFTNHKNYEGDDFNNVTIYKNGKLVESYSTSEFTNCNYSNEDCGLIYTQSQIERIATLKSGIPDNEKEIFLKNNFLLVNNGFIYLVDQRKQVIKYDIEQLKVIKLFDFDGMFDFLKDFSPPQSNIEYFDYYNGKYIALSDVKEIKSNKTIAKGIANLSKLKYIDYDDKYYKASNKIDLEGYLVRGGTFEVEKLVIDTTVFDRELILGYLQNTHFDVDGMIPKEVDRLFINSFFGRFRPKSITKSRDLIKERRALRLENYRRDILLDSINGIYIPKNIYEANVALDNFLSYHAKKQVLEKENQWMLNSHMGGLGMTIKYRWHINEGSRLSYYFNKRDIYDRDEISGILIMQYINWLNGDKESYKIWEEENPMIK; translated from the coding sequence ATGAAAAAACTTCTATGCTTGATCCTCATAATTTTTCTAGGGTATAACTTAAAAGCTCAAGCCACATCTAGTAAAGTTCCTATATCTATTACCTACTCAGAAAATGGGCAGGCTTTTATTAAGTCAACTTCCTACGACCATGAAATTGCAACAACCAGAGGTTTTTCAGAAGTTTATAAAAATGGTGAAAAATTATATACCCTAAACAGATCATTTGATTTATATAAAAATGCAAAATTTAGATTAGTTCTATCTAATGATGGAAGCACAATCATATATTTTACTAATCACAAGAATTATGAAGGTGATGATTTTAATAATGTAACTATTTATAAAAACGGAAAACTAGTTGAGTCATACAGCACTAGTGAGTTTACCAATTGCAATTACAGCAACGAAGATTGTGGCCTGATTTATACACAATCTCAAATAGAAAGAATCGCCACTTTAAAATCAGGAATCCCAGATAATGAGAAAGAAATATTTCTAAAAAATAATTTCTTGTTAGTAAATAATGGTTTTATCTATTTAGTTGATCAAAGAAAACAAGTAATAAAATATGATATTGAGCAACTAAAAGTAATTAAGCTGTTTGACTTTGACGGTATGTTTGACTTTTTGAAAGACTTTTCTCCTCCACAATCAAATATTGAATATTTCGACTACTACAATGGCAAGTATATTGCCTTGTCTGATGTAAAAGAAATAAAGTCAAATAAAACTATCGCAAAAGGAATTGCCAATTTATCAAAACTTAAATATATTGATTATGATGATAAATATTATAAGGCAAGTAACAAAATTGACTTAGAAGGATACTTAGTAAGAGGAGGTACGTTTGAAGTTGAAAAATTAGTAATTGATACCACTGTATTTGATAGAGAATTAATTCTAGGCTATTTGCAAAATACACACTTTGATGTCGATGGTATGATTCCAAAAGAGGTAGATAGATTATTTATAAATAGTTTTTTTGGAAGATTCAGACCAAAAAGTATAACAAAATCACGTGATCTAATAAAAGAAAGAAGAGCTTTAAGACTAGAGAATTATAGAAGAGATATCCTTCTTGATTCAATCAATGGGATTTATATTCCTAAAAATATTTATGAAGCTAATGTAGCCTTAGATAATTTTTTAAGTTATCATGCAAAAAAGCAAGTATTGGAAAAAGAGAATCAATGGATGCTCAATTCACATATGGGAGGACTGGGTATGACGATTAAATATAGATGGCATATTAACGAAGGTTCTAGGCTTTCATACTATTTCAATAAAAGAGATATTTATGACAGAGATGAGATTTCTGGAATTTTAATTATGCAATACATAAACTGGCTTAATGGAGATAAGGAGTCGTATAAAATATGGGAGGAAGAAAATCCAATGATAAAATAG
- a CDS encoding GNAT family N-acetyltransferase translates to MLETIRLRFEPISPKHLEDAADMFCTNNRVMASTLKESVFTRSEFDSLLHTDFINEQEPVFGFRCVILKESNRFIGVSGIHKIKYQDKEYCEFGFILNDSHWGQGFATEIGHHWILYAAETLQLDQIIATVSPHNLASRRVLEKLDMKYMDQVTSADRGDRIILGRTLS, encoded by the coding sequence ATGCTAGAAACTATCAGACTAAGGTTTGAGCCAATATCTCCAAAACATCTAGAAGATGCTGCAGATATGTTTTGTACTAATAATCGCGTTATGGCATCTACACTAAAAGAAAGCGTTTTTACTAGAAGCGAATTTGATTCCTTACTTCATACAGATTTTATAAATGAGCAAGAGCCTGTATTTGGCTTCCGGTGCGTTATATTAAAAGAGAGCAATCGTTTTATAGGAGTCTCTGGTATCCATAAAATTAAGTATCAAGATAAAGAGTATTGTGAATTTGGTTTTATATTAAACGATAGTCACTGGGGTCAAGGTTTTGCCACAGAGATAGGTCACCACTGGATTTTGTATGCAGCAGAAACCCTACAACTTGACCAGATTATTGCCACTGTAAGTCCGCACAACCTAGCATCTAGAAGAGTATTAGAAAAACTTGATATGAAGTATATGGATCAAGTAACATCTGCAGATAGAGGCGACCGCATTATCTTAGGTAGGACGCTCTCATAG